The Coccidioides posadasii str. Silveira chromosome 3, complete sequence genome contains a region encoding:
- a CDS encoding uncharacterized protein (EggNog:ENOG410PPE7~COG:S~BUSCO:13685at33183), whose translation MPYFPMNTEAFVVSCQHPSADHDNETSSDPPIHPPASIQVKNRRKRYLELHPEYFSSGLELADPLLYDRLIRRFQTASEREEEGRAKGYSGELEADLMRAELKMEALAHPDPNTTFTYARGPHGEILAEEEDEIPATREEGKERWRSEMELRFLRGADQDFDYATVDECDDYDDQSEEQEKYFDEEEPEWLVETDENGNPRLQGETGVQDF comes from the exons ATGCCATACTTTCCAATGAACACAGAGGCCTTTGTGGTTTCATGCCAACATCCCAGCGCCGACCACGACAATGAGACCTCATCAGACCCGCCTATACATCCTCCCGCATCTATTCAAGTCAAAAACCGCCGGAAGAGATACCTGGAATTACACCCAGAGTATTTCTCTTCCGGCCTCGAGCTAGCTG ACCCTCTACTTTACGATCGCTTGATCCGACGTTTCCAAACGGCGAGCGAAcgagaagaagagggccgTGCAAAGGGCTACTCAGGCGAGCTGGAAGCTGATCTTATGAGAGCAGAACTGAAAATGGAGGCTCTGGCGCATCCTGATCCAAACACAACGTTTACTTACGCTCGTGGGCCGCACGGAGAAATTCTGGCTGAAGAGGAGGACGAGATCCCCGCAACTCGAGAAGAGGGAAAAGAGAGGTGGAGATCAGAGATGGAATTGAGATTTCTGAGAGGAGCAGACCAAGATTTTGATTACGCTACTGTCGACGAGTGCGACGACTACGATGACCAAAGTGAGGAGCAGGAGAAGTACTTCGATGAAGAAGAGCCGGAGTGGTTGGTCGAAACGGATGAAAACGGCAATCCAAGACTGCAAGGAGAGACTGGTGTTCAAGACTTCTGA
- the DPP5 gene encoding Putative dipeptidyl-peptidase 5 (SECRETED:SignalP(1-19)~EggNog:ENOG410PHIG~COG:O~MEROPS:MER0000263~BUSCO:2523at33183): MAMAKWLLAAAALASPALSMTPEQFISSPRRGEAIPDPSGKVAFFHVSQYSFEKHETTKNEWDVIDLESSKITTLTDDENVSEIVWLGRGTEILYINSTSSETPGGCEIWVSDIKDFSKAYKAAAFPGPLSGLKAVLTRSGDVKFVTYGQSTPDGTLYNPETAEKPLSTARIYDSIYVRHWDTWLTTQFNAVFSGTLSKGDNQYSLNGNLNNLVAPIRNAESPYPPFGGSNHYDISPDGQSVAFMSKAPELPKANLTTSYIFVGPHDGSAEFTPINARDGPATPEGVRGASTSPKFSPDSKKIAYVQMHGENYESDRNIIYVATLGSSPSIRAVAEDWDRSPDSIQWTRNGRTLYFTAEDRGTVKLFSVSATAGRRTRPRAMRNVGSVSSYSFLGRSDRVLVTGTSLWSNTLYYTTGPRGAPRKVFYANEHDPELKGLGPEDVDEFYFQGFRQEVQAWIVKPENFDPNKKYPLAFLIHGGPQGAWGDSWSYRWNPKVWADQGYVAVAPNPTGSTGWGQAFTDAIQNDWGNAPYKDLIKCWEHIESSIPYIDTENGVAAGASFGGFMINWIQGNDFGRKFKALVSHDGTFVAPAKIATEELWFMEHDFNGTFWDARDNFERFDPSAPENILRFATPQLVIHNDLDFRLSVSDGVSLFNILQERGVPSRLLNFPDENHWVLGRENSLVWHQQVLGWVNKYSGIGESNPNAVKLSDTTVPVVNINP, from the exons ATGGCGATGGCTAAATGGCTGCTCGCGGCCGCCGCGCTGGCATCGCCAGCTCTGTCTATGACCCCAGA GCAATTTATTTCTTCTCCACGAAGAGGCGAGGCCATTCCAGACCCGTCAGGA AAAGTCGCATTTTTCCATGTGTCTCAATACTCCTTTGAGAAACACGAGACCACGAAGAATGAATGGGACGTCATCGACTTGGAGAGTAGCAAGATCACCACGCTCACCGATGATGAGAACGTTTCAGAGATTGTCTGGCTTGGTAGAGGCACAGAAATCCTCTATATCAACAGCACCAGTTCCGAAACACCCGGAGGTTGTGAAATCTGGGTTTCTGATATCAAGGACTTCTCCAAGGC CTACAAAGCTGCTGCTTTCCCTGGCCCACTCAGCGGTCTGAAGGCCGTTCTTACAAGGAGCGGCGACGTTAAGTTCGTCACCTACGGCCAGTCTACCCCTGACGGTACTCTCTACAACCCCGAGACGGCGGAGAAACCTCTCTCTACTGCTCGTATCTACGACAGCATTTATGTCCGCCACTGGGATACCTGGTTGACAACTCAATTCAACGCTGTTTTCTCCGGCACGCTAAGCAAAGGAGACAACCAGTACAGCCTTAACGGAAATCTCAACAACCTTGTCGCCCCCATCAGAAACGCCGAATCTCCCTACCCACCATTCGGCGGATCTAATCACTATGATATCTCTCCAGACGGCCAAAGTGTTGCTTTTATGAGCAAGGCCCCCGAATTGCCCAAGGCCAACTTAACCACTAGCTACATCTTCGTTGGTCCCCATGATGGATCTGCTGAATTCACTCCAATCAACGCACGAGATGGCCCAGCGACCCCCGAGGGTGTTCGTGGTGCTTCCACCTCTCCAAAGTTCTCTCCCGATAGTAAGAAGATCGCTTATGTGCAGATGCATGGCGAAAACTACGAATCTGACCGCAATATTATTTACGTTGCTACTCTTGGCTCATCCCCAAGCATTAGGGCTGTTGCGGAGGACTGGGATAGATCTCCCGACTCTATCCAATGGACTCGAAATGGCAGAACTTTGTACTTTACCGCTGAGGACCGCGGCACCGTGAAACTTTTCTCTGTCTCTGCCACTGCAGGAAGACGCACCAGGCCACGAGCCATGCGCAACGTCGGCTCTGTCAGTTCTTACAGCTTCCTTGGACGCTCTGACCGCGTGCTTGTCACTGGTACCTCTCTCTGGTCCAATACTCTATATTACACGACTGGCCCACGTGGTGCTCCACGGAAGGTGTTCTATGCAAATGAACACGATCCCGAATTGAAGGGACTCGGCCCCGAGGACGTCGACGAATTCTACTTCCAGGGATTCAGACAAGAG GTCCAAGCCTGGATTGTCAAGCCTGAGAACTTTGATCCCAACAAGAAGTATCCTTTGGCGTTCCTTATCCACGGAGGTCCTCAGGGCGCCTGGGGTGACTCTTGGAGCTACCGATGGAACCCCAAGGTCTGGGCTGATCAAGGATACGTTGCCGTTGCTCCAAACCCAACTGGCAGCACTGGCTGGGGTCAGGCCTTTACTGATGCCATTCAAAACGACTGGG GAAACGCTCCTTACAAGGATCTCATTAAATGTTGGGAGCACATTGAAAGCTCCATTCCCTACATTGATACCGAAAACGGCGTTGCTGCAGGCGCCAGCTTCGGCGGATTCATGATCAACTGGATCCAAGGCAATGACTTTGGAAGAAAATTCAAGGCCTTGGTCTCCCATGACGGAACCTTTGTTGCTCCTGCTAAGATCGCCACTGAGGAGCTTTGGTTTATGGAGCACGAC TTCAACGGCACCTTCTGGGATGCCCGTGACAACTTTGAGCGCTTCGACCCCTCTGCTCCAGAGAACATTCTTCGCTTCGCTACTCCCCAACTCGTTATCCACAACGATCTCGACTTCCGTCTCTCTGTCTCTGACGGCGTCAGTCTTTTCAACATCCTTCAGGAGCGTGGCGTTCCCAGCCGCTTACTCAACTTCCCGGATGAGAACCACTG GGTCCTTGGAAGAGAGAACTCCCTCGTCTGGCACCAGCAGGTCCTCGGATGGGTCAACAAATACTCCGGCATTGGGGAGAGTAATCCTAATGCTGTCAAGCTGAGCGACACTACGGTCCCGGTCGTCAATATCAACCCGTAA
- a CDS encoding uncharacterized protein (EggNog:ENOG410PNKI~COG:O~MEROPS:MER0000836), with the protein MMAVAERPDVEYINGKKTFVPLENNPEVMSHLIHHLGVSPKLGFYDVYSIDDPELLSFIPRPAYGLIFICHGDVYHRARDEEEVSRNDYEGFGPDEPVLWFKQTIGNACGLMALLHCISNGPARHYVQPESGLDRLLKAAVPLSPVDRARLLYDSPVLENAHRSAAQMGDTRAPIPSDSCEFHFISFAKGDDGHLWELNGSMKGPVDRGALAPDEDCLSENALNLGVRTLIGKKSETGEAGFGFSLVALGPSLE; encoded by the exons ATGATGGCTGTTGCTGAACGGCCAGATGTCGAGTATATCAATGGGAAGAAGACATTTGTGCCGCTAG AAAACAATCCAGAGGTGATGTCCCATTTGATACACCATCTGGGCGTCTCTCCAAAGCTGGGATTCTACGATGTCTACAGCATTGATGACCCGGAGTTGCTCTCCTTTATTCCTCGCCCTGCGTATGGGTTGATCTTCATCTGCCATGGAGACGTCTACCATCGAGCTCGAGACGAGGAAGAAGTATCAAGGAATGATTATGAAGGATTTGGCCCAGACGAGCCAGTCCTTTGGTTCAAGCAGACAATCGGAAATGCCTGTGGCTTGATGGCCTTGTTACACTGTATCAGTAATGGCCCTGCGCGCCACTATGTTCAGCCGGAGTCGGGCTTGGACAGGCTGCTCAAAGCAGCCGTGCCACTGTCTCCCGTTGATCGTGCGAGATTGCTCTATGATTCCCCGGTACTGGAAAATGCGCATCGTTCGGCCGCGCAGATGGGAGACACGCGGGCTCCGATTCCCAGTGATAGTTGTGAATTCCACTTCATTAGTTTTGCTAAAGGCGATGATGGTCACTTGTGGGAGTTGAATGGTTCGATGAAAGGCCCTGTTGATCGCGGTGCCCTGGCGCCTGACGAGGATTGTTTGAGCGAGAATGCCCTAAATCTGGGAGTGCGCACACTCATTGGGAAGAAAAGTGAGACCGGTGAGGCCGGGTTCGGCTTCAGTTTGGTGGCCCTTGGACCCAGCTTAGAATGA
- a CDS encoding uncharacterized protein (EggNog:ENOG410PK93~COG:T~BUSCO:4439at33183): MPEPLRASDIPDAIREEDEETASEPLEPITPRSTTPPHMYRNPKSAANSSLKQAALPHPLIINTTATPPSAPSGTKSPDRSHAGTSPRRRSSHLKSASKSLKSLFRRSNSLSADEQAIEPNNPSPTYSKSGLFSSLRKNSVSSTAQHSPTTTHSNSPPSPASPSSTINAGLNPTLGMSQTDGIPYKKPMRSSTGLSLRERSKIIFAPTPKPHREETRIRSPSLGDVHRQPERPGFSIPAVSGAGLKARRMSASLPDGFFVDTCDLHEEYTNSSRLPGRRGKEVGKGATATVKIMYRKSGDKDVPYAVKEFRKRGQKEDEQEYEQKVKSEFSIANSLDHPNIVKTFRLCTHNGRWNHVMEYCSYGELFSLVQKDYLTPRDNACFFKQIMRGVGYLHENGIAHRDIKLENLLLSDDGYIKITDFGVSEVFSGIHPGLRSAGGICGKNMGEVRLCAPGICGSLPYIAPEVLAKKGDYDPRPLDIWSCAIVYLTLNYRGNPWPAADNKYTNYARFFEGWQTFLQADPEGLVTDDKAPNCGPIFRRLNHSGMKRLLLRMLHPDPTKRITVAEVMSDRYFKTIECCSPDRVKDPSKVVTGIDAAGKGSCKLANKMVVQKIHHHFPPEKKYLPQHRFDMGEGY, encoded by the exons ATGCCCGAACCCCTTCGCGCCTCTGATATCCCAGATGCTATccgagaagaagatgaagagacCGCAAGCGAACCACTTGAACCTATCACTCCGAGAAGCACCACTCCTCCTCATATGTACCGCAATCCCAAATCGGCCGCCAACTCCTCCCTTAAACAAGCTGCCCTCCCACACCCTTTAATCATCAACACAACCGCAACTCCTCCTTCCGCCCCATCTGGCACGAAATCTCCTGATCGTTCACACGCTGGGACGTCTCCCCGCCGTCGTTCTTCGCACTTAAAATCCGCCTCCAAATCTCTCAAGTCGTTATTCCGTCGGTCAAACTCTCTTTCTGCGGACGAACAGGCGATAGAGCCGAACAATCCTAGCCCCACGTATTCGAAATCTGGCCTCTTCTCATCACTACGCAAGAATTCTGTCAGTTCAACCGCGCAACACTCTCCCACGACAACCCATTCCAACTCCCCACCATCGCCTGCATCGCCGTCCAGTACGATCAACGCTGGTTTGAACCCGACGTTAGGGATGTCCCAAACGGATGGAATACCATACAAAAAACCCATGCGATCGTCTACTGGATTGAGCTTAAGAGAACGAAGTAAGATCATATTCGCTCCTACTCCCAAGCCTCATCGAGAGGAGACAAGAATACGATCACCCAGCCTGGGTGATGTCCATAGACAGCCAGAGCGACCAGGATTTTCGATACCCGCAGTGTCGGGAGCGGGCTTGAAAGCGCGACGCATGAGCGCGAGCCTTCCAGATGGGTTCTTTGTTGATACTTGCGACTTGCACGAGGAGTATACCAACTCCAGTAGACTTCCGGGACGGAGGGGCAAAGAGGTTGGCAAAGGCGCGACTGCAACCGTAAAGATCATGTATCGCAAGAGCGGTGACAAGGATGTGCCTTACGCTGTGAAGGAGTTCAGAAAACGCGGTCAGAAGGAGGATGAACAGGAGTATGAACAAAAGGTCAAGTCGGAGTTTAGCATCGCAAACAGCCTAGACCACCCGAACATTGTGAAGACATTCCGCCTTTGCACCCACAATGGCCGATGGAATCATGTGATGGAATATTGTTCCTACGGAGAACTATTTTCATTGGTGCAAAAGGACTACCTTACTCCTCGGGATAATGCTTGCTTTTTCAAGCAAATAATGCGGGGTGTCGGATACCTGCACGAAAATGGCATTGCCCATCGTGATATTAAACTGGAAAATCTGTTATTGTCTGATGATGGCTACATCAAGATCACTGATTTTGGTGTGTCTGAAGTGTTCAGTGGGATACATCCAGGCTTGCGCTCTGCAGGTGGCATCTGTGGCAAAAACATGGGCGAAGTCCGCCTGTGTGCTCCCGGAATTTGCGGTAGCTTGCCATATATCGCTCCTGAGGTTTTGGCCAAGAAAG GTGATTATGATCCTCGACCTCTGGATATCTGGTCCTGTGCGATCGTCTACCTTACACTTAATTACCGAGGGAACCCGTGGCCCGCAGCTGACAACAAATACACTAACTACGCGAGATTTTTCGAAGGATGGCAAACCTTTCTTCAGGCTGATCCTGAGGGACTGGTAACGGATGACAAGGCGCCTAACTGCGGGCCTATTTTTAGACGTTTGAACCATTCCGGCATGAAACGCCTCTTACTTCGAATGTTGCACCCAGATCCGACCAAGAGAATTACGGTCGCCGAAGTCATGAGCGATCGGTACTTTAAGACTATCGAATGCTGCTCACCAGATCGTGTCAAAGATCCTTCAAAAGTGGTCACCGGCATTGACGCAGCCGGCAAGGGAAGCTGTAAGCTCGCTAACAAGATGGTGGTACAAAAGATTCATCACCATTTTCCACCGGAGAAAAAGTATCTCCCGCAGCATCGGTTTGATATGGGAGAGGGATATTAA
- a CDS encoding uncharacterized protein (EggNog:ENOG410PK93~COG:T~BUSCO:4439at33183) yields the protein MPNRGRTQAVCPSLQDSRVMEEYTNNSGSESPVILTLTPGPALEMPEPLRASDIPDAIREEDEETASEPLEPITPRSTTPPHMYRNPKSAANSSLKQAALPHPLIINTTATPPSAPSGTKSPDRSHAGTSPRRRSSHLKSASKSLKSLFRRSNSLSADEQAIEPNNPSPTYSKSGLFSSLRKNSVSSTAQHSPTTTHSNSPPSPASPSSTINAGLNPTLGMSQTDGIPYKKPMRSSTGLSLRERSKIIFAPTPKPHREETRIRSPSLGDVHRQPERPGFSIPAVSGAGLKARRMSASLPDGFFVDTCDLHEEYTNSSRLPGRRGKEVGKGATATVKIMYRKSGDKDVPYAVKEFRKRGQKEDEQEYEQKVKSEFSIANSLDHPNIVKTFRLCTHNGRWNHVMEYCSYGELFSLVQKDYLTPRDNACFFKQIMRGVGYLHENGIAHRDIKLENLLLSDDGYIKITDFGVSEVFSGIHPGLRSAGGICGKNMGEVRLCAPGICGSLPYIAPEVLAKKGDYDPRPLDIWSCAIVYLTLNYRGNPWPAADNKYTNYARFFEGWQTFLQADPEGLVTDDKAPNCGPIFRRLNHSGMKRLLLRMLHPDPTKRITVAEVMSDRYFKTIECCSPDRVKDPSKVVTGIDAAGKGSCKLANKMVVQKIHHHFPPEKKYLPQHRFDMGEGY from the exons ATGCCGAACCGAGGTCGGACCCAGGCAGTGTGTCCATCTCTCCAAGATTCCAGGGTCATGGAGGAATATACGAACAACTCAGGCTCAGAATCGCCTGTCATCCTGACTCTTACCCCAGGTCCAGCTCTTGAGATGCCCGAACCCCTTCGCGCCTCTGATATCCCAGATGCTATccgagaagaagatgaagagacCGCAAGCGAACCACTTGAACCTATCACTCCGAGAAGCACCACTCCTCCTCATATGTACCGCAATCCCAAATCGGCCGCCAACTCCTCCCTTAAACAAGCTGCCCTCCCACACCCTTTAATCATCAACACAACCGCAACTCCTCCTTCCGCCCCATCTGGCACGAAATCTCCTGATCGTTCACACGCTGGGACGTCTCCCCGCCGTCGTTCTTCGCACTTAAAATCCGCCTCCAAATCTCTCAAGTCGTTATTCCGTCGGTCAAACTCTCTTTCTGCGGACGAACAGGCGATAGAGCCGAACAATCCTAGCCCCACGTATTCGAAATCTGGCCTCTTCTCATCACTACGCAAGAATTCTGTCAGTTCAACCGCGCAACACTCTCCCACGACAACCCATTCCAACTCCCCACCATCGCCTGCATCGCCGTCCAGTACGATCAACGCTGGTTTGAACCCGACGTTAGGGATGTCCCAAACGGATGGAATACCATACAAAAAACCCATGCGATCGTCTACTGGATTGAGCTTAAGAGAACGAAGTAAGATCATATTCGCTCCTACTCCCAAGCCTCATCGAGAGGAGACAAGAATACGATCACCCAGCCTGGGTGATGTCCATAGACAGCCAGAGCGACCAGGATTTTCGATACCCGCAGTGTCGGGAGCGGGCTTGAAAGCGCGACGCATGAGCGCGAGCCTTCCAGATGGGTTCTTTGTTGATACTTGCGACTTGCACGAGGAGTATACCAACTCCAGTAGACTTCCGGGACGGAGGGGCAAAGAGGTTGGCAAAGGCGCGACTGCAACCGTAAAGATCATGTATCGCAAGAGCGGTGACAAGGATGTGCCTTACGCTGTGAAGGAGTTCAGAAAACGCGGTCAGAAGGAGGATGAACAGGAGTATGAACAAAAGGTCAAGTCGGAGTTTAGCATCGCAAACAGCCTAGACCACCCGAACATTGTGAAGACATTCCGCCTTTGCACCCACAATGGCCGATGGAATCATGTGATGGAATATTGTTCCTACGGAGAACTATTTTCATTGGTGCAAAAGGACTACCTTACTCCTCGGGATAATGCTTGCTTTTTCAAGCAAATAATGCGGGGTGTCGGATACCTGCACGAAAATGGCATTGCCCATCGTGATATTAAACTGGAAAATCTGTTATTGTCTGATGATGGCTACATCAAGATCACTGATTTTGGTGTGTCTGAAGTGTTCAGTGGGATACATCCAGGCTTGCGCTCTGCAGGTGGCATCTGTGGCAAAAACATGGGCGAAGTCCGCCTGTGTGCTCCCGGAATTTGCGGTAGCTTGCCATATATCGCTCCTGAGGTTTTGGCCAAGAAAG GTGATTATGATCCTCGACCTCTGGATATCTGGTCCTGTGCGATCGTCTACCTTACACTTAATTACCGAGGGAACCCGTGGCCCGCAGCTGACAACAAATACACTAACTACGCGAGATTTTTCGAAGGATGGCAAACCTTTCTTCAGGCTGATCCTGAGGGACTGGTAACGGATGACAAGGCGCCTAACTGCGGGCCTATTTTTAGACGTTTGAACCATTCCGGCATGAAACGCCTCTTACTTCGAATGTTGCACCCAGATCCGACCAAGAGAATTACGGTCGCCGAAGTCATGAGCGATCGGTACTTTAAGACTATCGAATGCTGCTCACCAGATCGTGTCAAAGATCCTTCAAAAGTGGTCACCGGCATTGACGCAGCCGGCAAGGGAAGCTGTAAGCTCGCTAACAAGATGGTGGTACAAAAGATTCATCACCATTTTCCACCGGAGAAAAAGTATCTCCCGCAGCATCGGTTTGATATGGGAGAGGGATATTAA
- a CDS encoding uncharacterized protein (EggNog:ENOG410PGY6~COG:S~TransMembrane:5 (i39-61o73-89i101-119o139-157i207-235o)~BUSCO:4390at33183), with translation MAGSKPLRGGGEASGNKKSQGTGPNTRSRRVDTQHAMKSAATAIAIVALAASSSYVSQLTLSPVYGSVPASSFHRQGVMIAALVGWLGMNQIKALCFGRPSSLLPVLAWVIPTIQYFLFQQSSRIGPEFGPVITELSTLYPLVALSATSAGIFLRELDLSRGPRLIADHGTFLGSYILFTTTLKMTGSYLARHIGSSVLMTRTGLQFAIATLFSICLPSKWLLLTIPSLIFYAGFNIHVPSGLATVRLNTSLRADDYVLLHRQDSLTGYISVLENKKLNFRVMRCDHSLLGGEWIPPPGMPKQLVSDPVYAVFTMLESVRLIKTDKGEARKAGSGTNALVIGLGIGTTPAALVAHGINTTVVEIDPTVHQLAMEYFKFPSKANTVIEDAVTFVQRTRNLDPIPRYDFIVHDVFTGGVEPADLFTLNFMHGLLDLLQDDGVIAINYAGDLTLPSAGLIVRTILAAFPSCRIFREGQPTAGPAGDFTNMVIFCTKTESALEFREPITSDYLGSMSRESYMFPKFEIEKDTFKNAGSGHPDILDKSQIGQLQKWHSQSAIGHWKIMRTVLPAAVWEKW, from the exons ATGGCAGGATCCAAGCCGCTTCGGGGAGGCGGAGAGGCTTCAGGAAACAAAAAGTCTCAAGGGACGGGGCCAAACACCCGAAGTCGACGAGTCGATACTCAGCACGCAATGAAATCAGCAGCTACGGCCATAGCCATTGTTGCTTTAGCAGCGAGCTCGTCATATGTTTCTCAACTGACATTGTCGCCGGTCTACGGGTCTGTTCCGGCGAGCTCTTTTCACCGTCAAGGAGTAATGATTGCCGCCCTTGTAGGCTGGCTGGGGATGAATCAAATCAAGGCTCTTTGTTTTGGAAGGCCTTCAAGCCTATTGCCAGTGCTTGCTTGGGTCATCCCGACCATCCAATACTTCTTGTTTCAACAAAGCAGTCGTATAGGGCCTGAATTCGGACCAGTTATCACGGAGCTAAGTACTCTGTACCCCTTGGTGGCGCTTTCTGCTACTTCGGCGGGGATATTCTTGAGGGAGTTGGATCTTAGCCGCGGACCTCGTTTGATAGCTGATCATGGGACCTTTCTGGGATCCTACATATTGTTCACGACCACCTTGAAGATGACAGGGAGCTATCTGGCTAGGCATATTGGGTCCAGCGTTTTAATGACCCGTACAGGCCTCCAATTCGCTATAGCGACACTCTTTTCAATATGCCTACCATCGAAGTGGCTTCTACTTACCATTCCATCTTTGATCTTTTACGCTGGAttcaatattcatgtccCTTCAGGACTTGCCACGGTGAGACTGAATACCAGTCTTCGAGCGGATGATTACGTTTTACTTCACCGTCAGGATTCATTAACCGGATACATATCGGTGCTGGAAAACAAGAAGCTTAATTTTAGAGTCATGAGGTGCGACCACAGTCTTCTCGGTGGGGAATGGATACCGCCTCCTGGTATGCCGAAGCAGCTGGTTAGCGACCCCGTGTACGCTGTTTTCACAATGCTAGAGTCGGTTAGGTTAATCAAGACGGATAAAGGGGAGGCACGAAAGGCAGGATCTGGCACCAATGCTCTTGTAAT TGGACTTGGAATCGGGACTACGCCTGCCGCGCTGGTTGCCCATGGCATAAACACAACGGTTGTCGAAATAGATCCGACAGTGCACCAGCTCGCGATGGAGTATTTCAAGTTTCCGAGCAAAGCAAACACCGTGATTGAGGATGCTGTTACTTTTGTGCAACGTACGAGGAACCTTGATCCAATCCCTCGTTACGATTTTATCGTCCATGATGTTTTCACCGGCGGAGTCGAACCCGCGGACCTTTTTACGCTAAACTTTATGCACGGACTGCTTGATTTGCTGCAAGACGATGGAGTTATTGCAATT AACTATGCTGGTGATCTAACGTTACCTTCAGCTGGTCTGATAGTACGGACTATATTGGCTGCCTTTCCGTCGTGCAGGATCTTCCGCGAAGGCCAGCCAACTGCCGGTCCAGCAGGTGACTTCACGAATATGGTTATCTTTTGCACAAAGACAGAATCTGCCCTAGAATTTAGAGAACCGATCACATCGGATTATTTGGGCAGCATGTCAAGGGAATCGTATATGTTCCCTAAATTTGAGATCGAAAAAGATACATTCAAGAACGCAGGGAGTGGCCATCCGGATATCTTGGACAAAAGCCAAATTGGCCAGCTCCAAAAGTGGCATTCGCAAAGCGCCATCGGACACTGGAAGATTATGAGAACTGTACTTCCTGCCGCAGTTTGGGAAAAATGGTAA
- a CDS encoding uncharacterized protein (EggNog:ENOG410PFQ3~COG:T) — MQEFLQTSLPSPPFYIADGISNLRDVGGYAISSTASVRRNFIYRSAHLSRATPEGAKVLAQQLGISKIFDFRSVPETIKNPSCDIPGAERLHVPVFTDQDASPESLALRYKHYASEEGPKAFMHAYKEILQSGANNAFKTVFEHIRDQPNQPLLFHCTGGKDRTGVFAALVLRVAGVRDDDVIGQEYELTEVGLGSLREEFIQNLLKHPALQDDPSGAHRMTSAKAEAIKATLAWLDATYGSVEGYMKKAIGFGDDDIAKIRKNLLLEEKATL, encoded by the coding sequence ATGCAAGAATTTCTCCAAACCAGCCTTCCGTCCCCGCCATTCTACATAGCCGATGGGATCTCCAATCTCCGCGACGTAGGAGGATACGCCATATCGTCAACAGCCTCCGTAAGACGCAACTTTATTTACCGCTCTGCGCACCTCTCGCGAGCCACGCCGGAAGGCGCAAAAGTGCTTGCCCAACAACTCGGGATTTCCAAGATCTTTGATTTTCGTTCCGTTCCAGAGACAATAAAAAACCCGTCCTGTGACATTCCCGGCGCAGAGAGGTTGCATGTCCCTGTTTTCACGGACCAGGACGCAAGTCCCGAAAGTCTCGCCTTGAGATATAAGCATTATGCTTCTGAAGAGGGACCCAAAGCGTTCATGCATGCGTACAAGGAGATATTGCAGAGTGGAGCAAACAACGCATTTAAGACTGTTTTTGAACATATCAGAGACCAGCCGAACCAGCCTCTGCTCTTCCACTGTACAGGCGGCAAGGATCGAACGGGTGTATTTGCGGCGTTGGTCCTGCGTGTTGCCGGGGTACGCGATGACGATGTAATTGGCCAAGAGTATGAGCTCACGGAAGTGGGATTGGGCTCGTTAAGAGAAGAGTTCATACAAAATCTGCTCAAGCATCCTGCTCTGCAAGACGACCCGTCTGGCGCCCATCGAATGACTTCGGCAAAAGCTGAAGCGATAAAAGCAACGCTAGCATGGTTAGATGCTACGTATGGCAGTGTTGAGGGATACATGAAAAAGGCCATTGGCTTTGGGGACGATGATATCGCAAAAATCAGGAAAAATCTTCTCCTGGAAGAAAAGGCAACTCTTTAA